One part of the Magallana gigas chromosome 5, xbMagGiga1.1, whole genome shotgun sequence genome encodes these proteins:
- the LOC105332518 gene encoding HCLS1-binding protein 3 isoform X1, whose product MPSATVTVREIKNKHTGIDITIPRFTQEKGLLQSTYEYQVVVVSNLPYFKSPKHKESDTVQFMVKKKYSDFEDLWSKLFEKYHSLVLPPLPKKALLVNDKVATERRSGLEKFLTFLASSPKVCSSSLLLEFLGVNAIKAGKYTQEGLKHEASTGGDQGEENNDRESLTEGGSKSGLFDEEDEDTEDLFNEEQEEEPEIVTEMTARHVTSSDTKLFDYPVISGDVGDEEDFFQEKEEQIQDPISTTPGQGEDNSDLLSVQDDLDELFLDQSKSKRDDNFGSPIKSKPALKPRPSKSLSKVPPTTKPDVQPKPKHGTKPDLKPKPSSKHSEQDETVSSAADLDTDDIMKYIQNAEETQDDVDLFA is encoded by the exons ATGCCTTCTGCAACAGTGACAGTCcg ggagataaaaaataaacacactgGTATAGACATAACTATCCCCCGCTTCACCCAAGAGAAGGGACTTTTGCAGTCAACATATGAGTACCAAGTTGTGGTTGTATCAAATTTACCATATTTTAAGAGTCCCAAACACAAAGAGAGTGACACAGTGCAGTTTATG GTAAAGAAGAAGTATTCAGATTTTGAAGACTTGTGGAGTAAACTGTTTGAGAAGTACCACTCCCTTGTACTGCCCCCACTGCCAAAGAAAGCACTTCTGGTCAACGACAAGGTGGCCACTGAACGAAGGTCAGGCCTGGAAAAATTCCTCACTTTTCTGGCCAGTTCACCAAAGGTGTGTTCATCCTCACTGCTCCTGGAATTTCTAG GTGTAAATGCTATCAAAGCTGGGAAATACACCCAGGAAGGACTTAAGCATGAAGCAAGCACTGGAGGAGACCAGGGGGAAGAAAACAATGATAGGGAAAGCCTGACTGAAGGAGGCAGTAAAag TGGACTCTTTGATGAGGAAGATGAGGACACAGAGGACTTGTTCAATGAGGAGCAGGAGGAGGAGCCTGAAATTGTGACCGAAATGACAGCCAGACATGTAACAA GTTCGGATACAAAGCTATTTGACTACCCTGTCATTAGTGGTGATGTGGGAGATGAGGAGGATTTCTTCCAGGAGAAAGAAGAACAAATTCAAGATCCTATCTCTACAACACCAGGTCAAGGGGAAGATAACTCTGATCTTTTAAG TGTTCAAGATGACTTAGATGAGTTGTTTTTGGACCAATCCAAATCAAAGCGTGATGATAACTTTGGCAGTCCAATAAAGTCAAAACCAGCACTGAAGCCAAGGCCAAGCAAATCTCTCTCAAAGGTACCACCAACCACAAAACCAGATGTGCAACCCAAGCCTAAACATGGTACAAAACCAGACCTCAAACCAAAGCCATCTTCCAAACATTCAGAGCAAGATGAGACCGTCTCCAGTGCCGCGGACCTGGATACAGACGATATAATGAAGTACATTCAGAACGCAGAGGAGACTCAAGATGATGTAGATTTGTTTGCCTGA
- the LOC105332518 gene encoding HCLS1-binding protein 3 isoform X2 — translation MKDVNIAVTEHVREGGVDCSYAFCNSDSPVKKKYSDFEDLWSKLFEKYHSLVLPPLPKKALLVNDKVATERRSGLEKFLTFLASSPKVCSSSLLLEFLGVNAIKAGKYTQEGLKHEASTGGDQGEENNDRESLTEGGSKSGLFDEEDEDTEDLFNEEQEEEPEIVTEMTARHVTSSDTKLFDYPVISGDVGDEEDFFQEKEEQIQDPISTTPGQGEDNSDLLSVQDDLDELFLDQSKSKRDDNFGSPIKSKPALKPRPSKSLSKVPPTTKPDVQPKPKHGTKPDLKPKPSSKHSEQDETVSSAADLDTDDIMKYIQNAEETQDDVDLFA, via the exons ATGAAAGACGTAAACATCGCAGTAACTGAGCATGTGAGAGAAGGGGGCGTCGATTGCAGCTATGCCTTCTGCAACAGTGACAGTCcg GTAAAGAAGAAGTATTCAGATTTTGAAGACTTGTGGAGTAAACTGTTTGAGAAGTACCACTCCCTTGTACTGCCCCCACTGCCAAAGAAAGCACTTCTGGTCAACGACAAGGTGGCCACTGAACGAAGGTCAGGCCTGGAAAAATTCCTCACTTTTCTGGCCAGTTCACCAAAGGTGTGTTCATCCTCACTGCTCCTGGAATTTCTAG GTGTAAATGCTATCAAAGCTGGGAAATACACCCAGGAAGGACTTAAGCATGAAGCAAGCACTGGAGGAGACCAGGGGGAAGAAAACAATGATAGGGAAAGCCTGACTGAAGGAGGCAGTAAAag TGGACTCTTTGATGAGGAAGATGAGGACACAGAGGACTTGTTCAATGAGGAGCAGGAGGAGGAGCCTGAAATTGTGACCGAAATGACAGCCAGACATGTAACAA GTTCGGATACAAAGCTATTTGACTACCCTGTCATTAGTGGTGATGTGGGAGATGAGGAGGATTTCTTCCAGGAGAAAGAAGAACAAATTCAAGATCCTATCTCTACAACACCAGGTCAAGGGGAAGATAACTCTGATCTTTTAAG TGTTCAAGATGACTTAGATGAGTTGTTTTTGGACCAATCCAAATCAAAGCGTGATGATAACTTTGGCAGTCCAATAAAGTCAAAACCAGCACTGAAGCCAAGGCCAAGCAAATCTCTCTCAAAGGTACCACCAACCACAAAACCAGATGTGCAACCCAAGCCTAAACATGGTACAAAACCAGACCTCAAACCAAAGCCATCTTCCAAACATTCAGAGCAAGATGAGACCGTCTCCAGTGCCGCGGACCTGGATACAGACGATATAATGAAGTACATTCAGAACGCAGAGGAGACTCAAGATGATGTAGATTTGTTTGCCTGA